The Syntrophorhabdaceae bacterium genome contains a region encoding:
- the radA gene encoding DNA repair protein RadA produces MAKKTAFMCDECGYETSKWLGRCPRCGNWETVKEFRAESGSIEAPEKPVLVREEDFIEERVVLGIEEMDRVLGGGLTRGSSILLGGDPGIGKTTLCFEIASKMVELGHGVLYVSGEESLRQLSSRRRRLMLSHPFPMLTTSSMEDILTAIEEASYGLVIIDSIQSIYNPRLPMLPGSPSQIKDVSSRLIREMKRKETAHVFIGHVTKEGAIAGPKILEHMVDTVLYFEGDKTLPYRMLRAIKNRYGSVDEVGIFQMQKEGLISVENASQFFVAERGEIGPGSTLFPYISGSRPLILEVQAITPKTNFAMPKRLSLGYDMNRLYILIAVIEKVLGKTLFDRDIYVNVTSGMKVTETAIDLAVAAAILSSFLDRSLGKDTALVGEVGLTGEVRRVAGIEARVKECERLGITKIFCPRSMEKMDGMDIVTLKNLKEFYEHITGK; encoded by the coding sequence ATGGCTAAAAAAACCGCCTTTATGTGCGACGAGTGCGGGTATGAGACCTCGAAATGGCTCGGCAGATGCCCGCGGTGCGGGAATTGGGAGACGGTCAAGGAGTTCAGGGCCGAGAGCGGGTCGATCGAAGCCCCGGAGAAGCCCGTACTGGTAAGGGAAGAGGATTTTATCGAGGAGCGGGTGGTCCTCGGTATCGAGGAGATGGACCGCGTCTTGGGAGGCGGTCTCACCCGGGGCTCATCGATCCTCCTCGGGGGAGACCCGGGAATAGGCAAAACCACCCTCTGTTTCGAAATCGCATCGAAGATGGTGGAGCTCGGACATGGGGTTCTCTACGTGTCGGGGGAGGAGTCCTTAAGGCAGCTCTCCTCGCGAAGACGAAGACTCATGCTCTCCCATCCTTTCCCCATGCTCACCACGAGCAGCATGGAAGATATCCTCACGGCCATCGAGGAGGCCTCCTACGGCCTCGTCATCATCGACTCCATCCAGTCGATCTATAATCCAAGACTGCCCATGCTTCCGGGCAGCCCGAGCCAGATCAAGGACGTTTCGTCCAGACTCATTCGGGAGATGAAACGGAAGGAAACGGCCCACGTCTTCATCGGCCATGTCACGAAAGAAGGGGCCATCGCAGGGCCGAAGATCCTCGAGCACATGGTCGACACGGTGCTCTATTTCGAGGGGGACAAGACCCTGCCATACAGAATGCTCCGGGCGATAAAGAACAGGTATGGCTCCGTCGATGAAGTCGGCATATTTCAGATGCAAAAGGAAGGGCTCATCAGCGTGGAGAACGCCTCCCAGTTTTTCGTTGCCGAGAGGGGCGAGATCGGCCCGGGCAGTACGCTTTTCCCCTATATCTCGGGATCGAGGCCCCTTATACTGGAAGTGCAGGCCATCACGCCGAAGACCAATTTCGCCATGCCCAAGCGACTCTCCCTGGGATACGATATGAACCGGCTCTACATCCTCATTGCCGTAATCGAGAAGGTACTCGGCAAGACCCTTTTCGACAGGGATATCTACGTCAACGTGACGAGCGGCATGAAGGTCACCGAGACGGCCATAGACCTCGCTGTGGCCGCCGCGATTTTGTCGAGCTTTCTTGACCGGAGCCTCGGCAAAGATACGGCCCTGGTCGGAGAGGTGGGCCTCACGGGAGAGGTGAGAAGGGTGGCGGGTATCGAGGCGAGGGTGAAGGAGTGCGAGCGGCTGGGCATCACCAAGATATTCTGTCCGAGGAGCATGGAGAAAATGGACGGTATGGACATAGTGACTCTCAAAAACCTCAAAGAGTTTTACGAGCATATCACGGGGAAGTAA
- the oah gene encoding 6-oxocyclohex-1-ene-1-carbonyl-CoA hydratase: protein MLSWMPREESMKDHSRHGENHWGTEAPCTVYEKKPLTDPKGNVVPGLYVAWIRLNNPGQYNSYTTEMVKGVIAGFENSSTDRSVVAVVFTGTGPMAFCTGGNTKEYSEYYSMRPEEYGSYMELFNNMVDAILMCKKPVISRVNGMRVAGGQEIGLACDLAISSDLAIYGQAGPRHGSAPVGGSSDFLPWFLTAEDAMWNCVSCEMWSAYKMKAKNLISKAVPVLKDDSGKWVRNPQVITESYVKDGEIVYGENKTGDEGKQARGWVNEKLKNNDYDFALLDAEVNKVVWTFANLFPGCLNKSIDGIRQKKKFFWDTMKNDHRYWLATNMMGEAYLGFGAFNTKKITGMDTIDFIKYRQLIAEGALVDDNFMGAVMGKPK from the coding sequence ATGCTGAGTTGGATGCCCAGAGAAGAATCGATGAAGGATCACAGCAGGCACGGCGAAAACCATTGGGGAACGGAAGCTCCCTGCACCGTATACGAAAAGAAACCCCTCACGGACCCGAAGGGCAATGTAGTTCCGGGTCTTTATGTCGCATGGATCAGGCTGAACAACCCTGGCCAGTATAACTCCTACACCACCGAGATGGTGAAGGGCGTAATCGCAGGCTTCGAGAACTCCTCCACCGACCGCTCGGTCGTGGCCGTCGTTTTCACCGGCACAGGCCCGATGGCCTTCTGCACGGGCGGCAACACGAAAGAATATTCAGAATATTACAGCATGCGTCCGGAAGAGTACGGCTCATACATGGAACTCTTCAACAACATGGTCGATGCCATCCTTATGTGCAAGAAACCCGTTATCTCCCGCGTAAACGGCATGAGAGTCGCCGGCGGCCAGGAAATCGGCCTTGCCTGTGACCTCGCTATCTCTTCCGACCTCGCCATCTACGGCCAGGCCGGTCCGCGTCATGGTTCAGCCCCTGTGGGCGGCTCCTCCGATTTCCTCCCGTGGTTCCTGACCGCAGAAGATGCAATGTGGAACTGCGTAAGCTGCGAGATGTGGTCCGCATATAAGATGAAGGCGAAAAACCTCATCTCCAAGGCAGTCCCCGTCCTGAAAGACGACAGCGGCAAATGGGTAAGGAACCCGCAGGTAATCACCGAGTCATACGTCAAAGACGGCGAGATCGTTTACGGCGAGAACAAGACCGGCGACGAGGGCAAACAGGCCAGAGGCTGGGTCAACGAGAAACTGAAAAACAACGACTACGATTTCGCACTCCTCGACGCAGAGGTCAACAAGGTCGTCTGGACCTTCGCGAACCTCTTCCCGGGATGCCTGAACAAGTCAATCGACGGCATCCGTCAGAAAAAGAAATTCTTCTGGGATACCATGAAGAACGACCACAGATACTGGCTGGCCACGAACATGATGGGCGAAGCCTATCTCGGTTTCGGCGCATTCAACACCAAGAAGATCACCGGTATGGATACAATCGATTTCATCAAGTATCGCCAGCTCATCGCAGAGGGCGCACTGGTGGACGACAATTTCATGGGCGCTGTTATGGGCAAACCCAAGTAA
- a CDS encoding MBOAT family O-acyltransferase: MLFNSLDFLIFFALTAIGFFAIPERFRWALLLLASYVLYMSWEPAYTVLLAALTLFNYYAALRIARAQSVREKKTALILSLLSNAGLLFLFKYLGLFSLSVQALCRSLNMTVAIPVVSLALPVGISFYTLKIMNYTVDVYRGKVEPERRLGFFALYAAFFPQLLAGPIDRAAKLLPQFHEKTGFDYQRVRDGLALMLWGFFQKMVIADNLAVMVDKVYDNPALHGAPVLALASLLFTFQIYCDFSGYSDIAIGAARVFGYKSMQNFDRPYFSASIPEFWRRWHISLSTWFRDYLYIPLGGNRGSRARWYMNLMIVFLVSGLWHGANWTFVVWGAIHGCFYVISTLTLGVRERIAVLTGLARVPSVHKGLRVAITFCLVTFAFIFFRAPTLSHGVTIVERLVTGWGGTFGQDGAGALMAFIRSNFFEFSVGLLSVALMETVHLVQDRPKARDMFRSGPAWVRWPLYYGLIAAVLLLGSFGSRQFIYFQF; the protein is encoded by the coding sequence ATGTTATTTAATTCACTAGATTTTCTCATTTTTTTCGCCCTTACCGCCATCGGATTTTTTGCCATACCGGAACGTTTCCGGTGGGCCCTCCTGCTTCTTGCCAGCTATGTCCTCTATATGTCATGGGAGCCTGCTTATACGGTGCTTCTCGCCGCCCTTACCCTTTTCAATTATTATGCGGCCCTCCGTATCGCGAGGGCGCAATCGGTGCGCGAGAAAAAGACGGCACTCATCCTCAGCCTCCTTTCGAATGCGGGCCTTCTCTTCCTCTTCAAATACCTAGGACTCTTCTCCCTTTCCGTTCAAGCCCTGTGCAGGTCTCTCAATATGACAGTGGCGATCCCGGTTGTCTCCCTGGCGCTCCCCGTGGGAATCTCCTTTTACACGCTCAAGATAATGAACTATACCGTCGATGTCTACCGGGGGAAGGTGGAGCCTGAAAGGAGACTCGGCTTTTTTGCCCTTTATGCGGCTTTCTTCCCCCAACTGCTTGCCGGGCCCATTGACCGGGCCGCCAAGCTCCTTCCCCAGTTCCATGAGAAGACCGGATTTGACTACCAGCGGGTAAGGGACGGGCTGGCCCTTATGCTGTGGGGATTCTTTCAAAAGATGGTCATCGCCGACAATCTGGCCGTCATGGTGGATAAGGTCTACGACAATCCCGCCCTCCACGGGGCGCCGGTCCTTGCCCTCGCGAGCCTGTTATTCACCTTTCAGATATACTGCGATTTTTCCGGTTATTCCGATATTGCCATAGGGGCAGCAAGGGTCTTTGGCTACAAATCGATGCAGAATTTCGATCGTCCTTACTTCTCCGCCTCCATTCCGGAATTCTGGAGACGATGGCATATTTCCCTTTCCACCTGGTTCAGGGATTACCTCTATATCCCGCTGGGAGGCAATCGAGGCTCCCGTGCCCGCTGGTACATGAATCTCATGATCGTCTTTCTCGTGAGCGGCCTGTGGCATGGCGCCAACTGGACCTTTGTGGTATGGGGCGCCATCCATGGATGCTTCTACGTGATCTCTACCCTGACTCTGGGCGTGCGGGAGCGGATCGCGGTCCTTACGGGCCTGGCGCGCGTACCATCGGTCCACAAAGGGCTGCGGGTGGCGATTACCTTCTGCCTCGTCACCTTTGCCTTCATATTCTTCAGGGCCCCCACCCTATCTCATGGTGTGACGATCGTAGAGCGGCTCGTGACGGGATGGGGCGGCACATTCGGGCAAGACGGCGCAGGCGCCTTGATGGCCTTTATCCGGTCCAATTTTTTCGAATTTTCAGTCGGTCTCCTCTCCGTGGCGCTTATGGAGACGGTCCACCTGGTGCAGGACAGGCCGAAAGCGAGGGATATGTTCCGGAGCGGTCCGGCATGGGTACGCTGGCCCCTCTATTACGGCCTTATTGCGGCGGTCCTCCTTTTGGGCAGTTTCGGCTCCCGGCAATTTATATACTTTCAGTTCTAG
- a CDS encoding Xaa-Pro peptidase family protein yields MQYASKEEIGSRIAKLKPLMEKASLDGAFFHYKIDYFYLSGTMQDSLLFVPLDGEPILFVKQEINRARRESPLSAIIPIRSHKDIKTHISPMKRVGLQLDVIPYNDVVKFQEIIDDAELINVSPLTKELRKIKSPFEIGLMERAAAIQKEVYGIIPSILKEGMTEIEIGGILEAHAKKLGHEGLLRTRSLNYEAYTWHIISGRTGSIVSQSDSPMGGLGLSPAFPVGASMKKVRKNEPILIDFGICYHGYQVDQTRMYAIGSMPDLYILAYEACREIHYRVLEKALTGMVSRDLFEYSVDLADELGFGDVYLGYKPHKVRFLAHGIGIELAEFPFISATHDYPLEEGMVFAIEPKIVFPKKGACGIENTVVIENGKYRILTDIDERIMIL; encoded by the coding sequence ATGCAATACGCTTCAAAAGAAGAGATCGGCAGCAGGATCGCAAAACTGAAGCCGTTGATGGAAAAGGCCTCTCTCGATGGGGCCTTCTTCCATTATAAAATCGATTATTTTTACCTTTCAGGCACCATGCAGGACAGCCTCCTCTTCGTGCCCCTCGACGGCGAGCCCATCCTGTTCGTAAAGCAGGAAATCAACCGGGCAAGACGAGAATCTCCCCTCTCTGCAATCATCCCCATCCGGTCGCATAAGGATATCAAGACCCACATAAGCCCCATGAAGAGGGTGGGGCTTCAGCTCGACGTGATCCCCTACAATGATGTAGTGAAGTTTCAAGAGATAATCGACGACGCCGAGCTCATCAACGTATCGCCTCTCACCAAGGAGCTCAGGAAGATCAAATCACCTTTCGAGATCGGACTGATGGAAAGGGCGGCGGCCATTCAAAAAGAGGTATACGGGATCATTCCCTCCATACTGAAGGAGGGAATGACGGAGATCGAGATCGGCGGGATACTCGAAGCTCATGCCAAGAAGCTGGGCCACGAGGGGCTTCTCCGGACCAGGTCCCTCAATTACGAAGCTTACACGTGGCATATAATAAGCGGACGGACGGGAAGCATCGTGAGCCAGTCCGATTCCCCCATGGGCGGTCTCGGCTTGTCGCCCGCTTTTCCGGTGGGGGCAAGCATGAAGAAGGTGAGGAAGAACGAGCCCATTCTCATCGATTTCGGCATCTGTTACCATGGATACCAGGTAGACCAGACCCGCATGTATGCCATCGGCTCCATGCCCGATCTATACATCCTCGCCTACGAGGCATGCCGCGAGATCCATTACCGTGTCCTCGAGAAGGCCCTGACCGGCATGGTAAGCCGCGACCTCTTCGAATATTCGGTCGACCTTGCCGATGAGCTCGGCTTTGGCGATGTTTATCTCGGCTATAAACCTCACAAAGTACGCTTCCTCGCCCACGGCATAGGCATCGAGCTTGCCGAATTTCCCTTCATCTCCGCAACCCATGATTATCCCCTCGAGGAGGGCATGGTCTTTGCGATCGAGCCCAAGATCGTCTTTCCGAAGAAAGGCGCGTGCGGCATCGAGAACACGGTCGTCATCGAAAACGGGAAATACAGGATCCTTACCGATATCGACGAAAGAATAATGATCCTATGA
- a CDS encoding methyltransferase domain-containing protein — translation MKSRIIEREEFSWPDRSTQRYCTVRERYFHEGRPAGLASSDNGTGYTEGILNIMDVKPEWTVLDMACADGALAIALAERVKHVTAVDFSENMLEILKARLITKSITNVKPIHGQWEDDWNGLGIGMHDVAVASRSVRADDLLDTVLKLNSFAKKRVYLSTAVGDGPFDRAIYEATGRTLNMGPSYTYVYYNLIYRRMGILANIAFVRESRENEWSSLQEALDSQKWMFGDLTMEEDEKLRRHLDRTLIEADGRWRLPYERECRWAVMSWEKE, via the coding sequence ATGAAGAGCAGAATTATCGAGCGGGAAGAATTTTCATGGCCCGACAGGAGCACCCAACGGTACTGCACGGTCCGGGAGCGATATTTCCATGAAGGCAGGCCCGCGGGGCTTGCATCATCAGACAACGGGACCGGCTACACCGAAGGGATTCTGAATATTATGGATGTGAAACCGGAATGGACCGTGCTCGATATGGCCTGCGCCGACGGGGCACTTGCAATTGCCCTGGCAGAGCGGGTGAAACATGTGACGGCCGTCGATTTTTCGGAAAACATGCTCGAAATCCTCAAGGCACGCCTTATCACCAAGTCCATCACAAACGTGAAACCTATTCACGGGCAATGGGAAGACGACTGGAACGGCCTCGGGATCGGAATGCACGATGTTGCCGTGGCATCCCGTTCGGTCCGGGCGGACGACCTTCTCGACACGGTCCTCAAGCTCAATTCGTTTGCAAAAAAACGGGTATACCTCTCCACCGCGGTAGGGGACGGACCCTTTGACCGTGCAATTTATGAGGCGACAGGCAGAACACTGAATATGGGCCCCAGCTATACCTATGTCTATTACAACCTGATCTACCGGCGCATGGGCATCCTCGCCAATATCGCGTTCGTGAGAGAATCACGGGAGAATGAATGGTCCTCTCTCCAGGAGGCTCTGGACAGTCAAAAATGGATGTTCGGCGATCTGACCATGGAGGAAGACGAGAAGCTGAGACGCCATCTCGACCGCACCCTCATAGAGGCGGACGGCAGGTGGAGGCTTCCCTATGAGCGGGAATGCAGATGGGCCGTCATGTCGTGGGAGAAGGAGTAA
- a CDS encoding PAS domain S-box protein yields GWNHYAEKVFGWSSYEAVGNDFFIFTAPPAPYETPSPLPAADGVPVHEIRTHSNKQGSTITCEWSHHIGRDGKGTMTGAVSVGNVTRVMGAIEPADESSRFLQALIDSIPDPIYYKDGNGKYLNCNKAFAMVLGKEREQIVGRTVFDLHPLDLARHYQEKDSQLFQNPGVQTYEASFMYADGMRHDVIFVKGTFLDKEGAIGGLIGVIRDITERRRAETRLSESEERYRIAIEHSNDGVGILKGDHHVYVNQRYLEIFGYDKVEEPLKKNIFNTVHPDDREKVRAINRARQKGEPVPSRYEFKGVRKDGSPIHVEVSATEITYRDEPAGLVYLRDVTERKIALDKLQESESKYRTLFDHATAAIFIVKDDQFIDCNQKALTVFDCSREEIMAQTAFRFAPSGEGEAKDPSQRLRERFAAALAGQTQFFESKAVRYDGSPFDAEISLSRIELEGEYMLQVIIQDITQRKETERELETKSLSLEEVNVALRVLLRQREKDKNEVGDHILRNVEDLVLPYIDILKQRRMDEQQNAYLNVLEINLKNIISPFMHRLTSVFGGFTPAEIKVANFIREGKTIKEIARIIGVSESSVNTHRQHIRNKLGLANRKTNLRTYLMSLSR; encoded by the coding sequence CCGGATGGAACCATTATGCGGAAAAGGTATTCGGCTGGTCCTCATACGAGGCCGTGGGTAATGATTTCTTTATATTTACGGCTCCCCCTGCCCCATACGAAACGCCTTCTCCCCTACCCGCCGCCGATGGCGTTCCCGTCCATGAGATAAGGACCCATTCGAATAAGCAAGGCAGCACGATCACTTGCGAGTGGAGCCACCACATCGGGAGAGATGGAAAAGGCACCATGACGGGCGCGGTCTCCGTGGGCAATGTTACCCGCGTTATGGGTGCAATCGAGCCGGCCGATGAGAGCTCCCGTTTTCTTCAGGCCCTGATCGACTCTATTCCGGACCCTATCTATTATAAGGATGGGAACGGGAAGTACCTGAACTGCAACAAGGCCTTTGCCATGGTCCTGGGGAAAGAGAGAGAGCAGATCGTGGGGAGGACCGTCTTCGATCTTCATCCCCTTGATCTTGCCCGCCATTACCAAGAAAAAGATTCCCAGCTTTTTCAGAACCCGGGGGTGCAGACCTATGAGGCCTCTTTCATGTACGCCGACGGGATGAGGCACGACGTCATCTTTGTGAAGGGCACGTTCCTCGATAAAGAAGGTGCGATCGGAGGGCTGATCGGGGTCATTCGCGACATTACCGAACGCAGAAGGGCGGAGACGAGACTCTCCGAATCGGAGGAGCGCTACCGTATCGCCATCGAACATTCCAACGACGGCGTCGGCATCCTGAAAGGGGACCACCATGTCTATGTAAATCAAAGGTATCTCGAGATATTCGGCTACGATAAGGTGGAAGAGCCGCTCAAGAAAAATATATTCAATACCGTCCACCCCGATGATCGCGAGAAGGTGAGGGCAATAAATCGGGCGAGACAAAAGGGCGAGCCGGTTCCTTCCCGTTATGAATTCAAAGGCGTCCGAAAAGACGGGAGCCCCATCCACGTGGAAGTCTCGGCCACGGAAATCACGTACAGGGACGAGCCGGCGGGCCTCGTCTACTTAAGAGACGTCACGGAGCGCAAGATAGCCCTCGATAAGCTGCAGGAGAGCGAAAGCAAATACAGGACCCTCTTCGACCACGCCACCGCCGCGATCTTTATCGTAAAAGACGATCAATTCATAGACTGTAATCAAAAGGCGTTAACCGTGTTTGACTGTTCCAGGGAAGAAATAATGGCCCAAACCGCGTTTCGCTTTGCCCCTTCCGGTGAAGGTGAAGCCAAAGACCCTTCTCAAAGGTTACGGGAAAGATTTGCCGCGGCCCTCGCCGGTCAAACCCAGTTTTTCGAGTCAAAAGCCGTCAGATACGATGGGTCCCCTTTCGACGCAGAGATCAGCCTGAGCCGCATCGAGCTTGAGGGGGAGTATATGCTCCAGGTCATCATTCAGGATATTACCCAACGGAAAGAGACCGAGCGGGAGCTCGAAACGAAATCCTTAAGCCTTGAAGAAGTGAACGTCGCCCTGAGGGTGCTTCTCCGGCAAAGGGAAAAGGATAAGAATGAGGTCGGTGACCATATTCTGCGCAACGTCGAGGACCTCGTGCTCCCCTACATAGACATCTTGAAACAAAGAAGGATGGACGAGCAGCAGAACGCATATCTGAATGTCCTCGAGATAAATCTGAAGAATATCATCTCTCCCTTTATGCACAGGCTGACGTCCGTGTTCGGTGGTTTTACCCCGGCTGAGATCAAAGTAGCAAACTTTATAAGGGAAGGTAAAACCATCAAGGAAATCGCCCGGATAATAGGGGTATCGGAGAGCTCCGTCAACACCCATCGGCAGCACATCAGGAATAAGCTCGGTCTCGCCAACCGAAAAACAAATCTGAGGACCTATCTCATGTCCCTCTCTAGATGA
- a CDS encoding sugar phosphate isomerase/epimerase — protein sequence MPTSLRHESGKSAKVKILFSTGCLYYLPIRDIFTIAGEAGFEGCDLVIDSRFNDPRFIDKVRECLDILPVYSVHAPFAKMRSWGSSQEILSRTLEIGSILGAGVVNFHPPSWYSMEMKFFRWFKKVKDFQEEFECRGCSLAVENMPLLGKRLMLAPYVLNAYEDLISFGMERNLYFTFDTTHLGTFGGDVVAAFLKFFSTGRLKNIHISDYGGYKSHLFLGRGDLPVAKLLNTARRLGYDEYVTLELAPHELPKTRPWLVKMLEYQASLLKLHLGVSRNG from the coding sequence TTGCCTACCTCCCTGCGTCACGAGTCGGGTAAAAGCGCCAAAGTGAAGATACTCTTCTCTACCGGCTGTCTCTATTACCTGCCGATCAGGGATATCTTCACCATAGCCGGGGAAGCGGGCTTCGAGGGCTGCGACCTCGTGATCGACAGCCGTTTCAACGATCCGCGCTTTATCGACAAAGTCCGGGAATGTCTTGACATACTCCCCGTATATTCGGTGCACGCACCCTTCGCGAAAATGAGGTCCTGGGGCTCATCACAGGAGATCCTTTCCCGCACCCTTGAAATAGGCTCCATTCTCGGGGCCGGGGTAGTGAACTTCCATCCCCCTTCGTGGTACAGTATGGAGATGAAATTCTTCCGCTGGTTCAAAAAAGTAAAGGATTTTCAGGAGGAATTCGAATGCCGGGGGTGTTCCCTTGCAGTCGAGAATATGCCCCTTCTGGGCAAGCGGCTCATGCTTGCCCCTTACGTGCTCAATGCCTACGAAGACCTCATCTCCTTCGGGATGGAGAGGAACCTCTATTTCACCTTCGATACGACCCATCTCGGCACTTTCGGGGGTGATGTGGTGGCGGCCTTTCTCAAATTCTTCTCCACCGGGCGGCTGAAAAATATTCATATAAGCGATTATGGCGGCTACAAAAGCCACCTTTTTCTCGGCAGAGGGGACCTTCCCGTGGCCAAGCTGCTGAATACGGCCCGAAGGCTCGGGTACGACGAATACGTGACCCTGGAGCTGGCCCCCCATGAGCTGCCGAAGACGAGGCCATGGCTCGTCAAAATGCTCGAATATCAGGCATCTCTTCTCAAACTTCACCTGGGCGTATCGCGCAATGGCTAA
- a CDS encoding enoyl-CoA hydratase/isomerase family protein, with protein MSFNSITYENKNKVARITLNTPPSNWLTISMMKEINQVIMEVKKDPTVQLLVFDHAGEKAFCDGVDVADHTPDKVNEMIEVFHRMFRLMAELDVTTVAVVNGRSLGGGCELMAFCDIVIASEKSRIGQPEIAVGVFPPVAAAWFPKIIGLKKTYELLLTGKVISAKEAEAIGLVNAVIPVENFKEGVDKFLAEFLNKSRPVAMWTRRAIKAGLNVDFMEALKASEMIYLHDCMKTEDANEGISAFMEKRKAVWKDK; from the coding sequence ATGAGCTTCAATTCCATCACATATGAGAATAAGAATAAAGTAGCACGGATCACCCTGAATACGCCTCCTTCCAACTGGCTCACTATCTCGATGATGAAAGAGATCAACCAGGTAATTATGGAAGTGAAAAAGGATCCTACCGTACAGCTCCTCGTCTTTGACCACGCAGGAGAAAAGGCGTTCTGTGACGGCGTCGACGTAGCGGACCATACCCCTGACAAAGTGAACGAGATGATCGAAGTCTTCCATCGCATGTTCCGACTCATGGCGGAGCTCGATGTGACGACCGTGGCGGTAGTGAATGGGAGGTCCCTGGGTGGAGGGTGCGAGCTTATGGCCTTCTGCGATATCGTGATCGCGTCGGAGAAATCGAGGATCGGTCAGCCTGAGATCGCCGTGGGCGTATTCCCTCCCGTGGCGGCTGCATGGTTCCCCAAGATCATCGGACTTAAAAAAACCTATGAGCTGCTGCTCACGGGCAAAGTGATCAGCGCGAAGGAAGCCGAGGCGATCGGCCTCGTGAACGCAGTCATTCCCGTTGAAAATTTCAAGGAAGGGGTGGACAAGTTCCTCGCCGAGTTCCTGAACAAGAGCCGTCCGGTGGCCATGTGGACGAGACGGGCCATCAAGGCCGGGCTCAATGTGGACTTCATGGAAGCCCTCAAGGCATCGGAGATGATCTACCTCCACGACTGCATGAAGACGGAAGATGCCAATGAAGGCATAAGCGCATTCATGGAGAAGAGAAAGGCAGTGTGGAAGGATAAGTAG
- the fabI gene encoding enoyl-ACP reductase FabI yields MTSTTLEERKKGLAEIIGAGFSSFLNGKKGLVLGMANENSIAYGCGLVFRLLGAELAVTYSHEKTERYVRPLAEEMGCPIIMPCDVTVPGQLEAVFERIDETWGKLDFALHSIAFAPKEDLHARVADSSREGFLTAMDTSCHSFIRMARLCEPLMTDGGSLLTITYYGSEKVVEHYNVMGPVKAALESVVRYLAAELGPERIRVNSISPGPIRTRAASGIDHFDDLVTRAETVSPERHIVSIEEVGFLAAFLVSNRSRSITGGLHFVDGGYHIMG; encoded by the coding sequence ATGACGAGCACCACTTTGGAGGAGAGGAAAAAAGGACTGGCGGAGATTATAGGGGCGGGCTTCAGTAGTTTTCTGAATGGGAAGAAGGGGCTGGTCCTCGGCATGGCCAATGAAAACAGCATCGCTTACGGATGCGGCCTCGTGTTCCGGCTCCTGGGGGCCGAACTTGCCGTTACCTATTCTCATGAGAAGACGGAAAGATATGTGAGACCCCTGGCCGAAGAAATGGGGTGTCCCATTATCATGCCCTGCGATGTCACGGTCCCCGGCCAGCTTGAGGCGGTATTCGAAAGGATAGACGAAACATGGGGGAAACTCGATTTCGCCCTCCACTCCATCGCCTTTGCGCCGAAGGAAGACCTCCATGCACGGGTGGCGGACAGCTCGCGCGAGGGTTTTCTCACTGCCATGGATACGTCATGCCACTCGTTCATCCGCATGGCGAGACTCTGTGAGCCTCTCATGACCGACGGAGGGTCGCTGCTTACGATCACCTATTACGGGTCCGAAAAGGTAGTGGAGCACTACAACGTGATGGGGCCCGTGAAGGCGGCCCTGGAGAGCGTAGTCAGGTACCTCGCTGCGGAGTTGGGTCCGGAGCGGATCAGGGTCAACAGCATCTCGCCCGGCCCGATCAGGACGCGCGCCGCTTCGGGCATCGACCATTTTGACGACCTTGTCACCCGGGCCGAGACCGTATCACCCGAGCGTCACATCGTCTCCATCGAAGAGGTAGGGTTCCTGGCGGCTTTCCTCGTGAGCAACCGGTCGAGAAGCATCACCGGGGGACTTCACTTCGTAGACGGAGGGTACCACATCATGGGCTAA